Proteins encoded by one window of Bactrocera oleae isolate idBacOlea1 chromosome 4, idBacOlea1, whole genome shotgun sequence:
- the flap gene encoding uncharacterized protein flap isoform X2, whose amino-acid sequence MMRSPNGRMPQQGLNRLWIATICAITALSGSFVSPVFGAPAKLDPIAVAVSTDLADGATRTSSVPEPAATAISATTVDVENAKGANVVISSQTDKKLPNHNINSLPSYILELNDPDIGGPVEYMPTDDGSSLKVIAWDLLPPIEQEPTIITSENHLSKLVSGIEDPTTHNIRVSLATGQSFRAQAPQIDVSNKGSVSVVSLTGPQENKIHATSSTTITPKSTTARTTRPTTTTTTTTTKAITTTRRPTTTTTTTTRRTTTTRRNPTTTTTTTPAPLDPNDFFQLENGDSYTLPSWLADIDDPELDAAVSFIAPENIHEYNDTISRDILPPLEPYTDLNDIEVPEDLRTTSTTTSRPRTTSTPSKSRQTFSTTPKSFTVSTPRPHWVRAYPTTAKTTTTTTTQRPNSFDDRFSSNHIAQTHDSTFASTSTFPNSKVHTSFLSNSVIRTTTSTTTPKPRLTTTAALPHHINRYQQDINRFNESSSTIADYTASTEVKNSQEAATSKFSNSNPFLPALNSGSRPFSSQNANKFTTITTSTTTTTTPATPIEENPFDSVTLPSWLADFDYPDLAPGVPFIYNADESNSDVSNDLLPPSQLSAETTDTTKPIFITSSPTSFNSFQIAPSSTNRHDSTFASASTSTTRTLAFNNSPSKVITTAKPFNIQNPFAKVPNSNNNNQEAVTLPPVLFIPPTADAESKFDIVAFNDVSKADTHFDRENAATTADQIHNKKPSSSSFNKNFAAPFEPTSTAGSADTSASTDQDFGSSTKTTFSKSNEGKVITNNVFGTSSGVTTATKQVGLSAGTTAGQAAFEKDFQHSSSSFVGTSNAFNKASTPSAFSTFNNAQQSTNFNSFNNKGSSRPATNVDTGKYTGGFGGSPGILGSGKLGSAVRADGSIRPSNGAFTQATAIAPTASPKLPTNPNFANRVGISASNGFGIDTGVGANKYQGTFGGPPGVLIPFDNVKSG is encoded by the exons ATGATGCGGTCACCAAACGGGCGAATGCCTCAACAGGGTCTGAACAGACTTTGGATAGCCACCATTTGTGCCATTACCGCTTTGAGTGGATCATTTGTGAGCCCCGTTTTCGGAGCACCTGCCAAACTTG ATCCCATTGCCGTTGCTGTGTCGACTGATTTGGCTGATGGAGCAACCAGAACGAGCTCAGTTCCAGAACCTGCGGCTACAGCAATCTCGGCAACGACTGTGGATGTGGAAAATGCGAAAGGGGCAAATGTGGTTATATCGAGTCAAACAGACAAGAAATTACCAAACCATAATATTAACTCATTGCCATCATACATACTTGAGCTAAACGACCCGGATATTGGAGGACCTGTGGAATACATGCCAACTGATGATGGATCATCTTTGAAAGTTATCGCATGGGATTTATTACCACCAATAGAACAAGAACCTACAATAATCACTTCGGAAAATCATTTATCAAAACTTGTTTCTGGTATCGAAGATCCTACAACGCATAACATTAGAGTATCTTTAGCTACGGGACAGAGCTTCCGTGCACAAGCACCTCAAATTGATGTTTCCAATAAAGGAAGTGTTTCCGTGGTATCCCTTACTGGTCCGCAAGAAAATAAGATTCATGCCACGAGTTCAACTACAATTACTCCCAAATCGACTACCGCGCGCACGACGAGGCCCACAACTACAACCACAACCACAACGACAAAAGCTATTACAACAACTCGTCGtccaaccacaacaacaacaacaacaacacgtcgTACCACAACTACTAGACGTAatccaacaactacaacaacgacCACACCAGCACCACTTGATCCAAACGACTTTTTCCAATTAGAAAACGGTGACTCATATACTCTACCCTCATGGTTAGCTGATATTGATGACCCTGAATTGGATGCAGCAGTTAGTTTTATTGCCCCAGAAAATATACACGAATATAATGATACTATTTCGCGGGATATTCTCCCTCCACTTGAACCATACACCGATCTTAATGACATTGAGGTGCCAGAAGATCTTCGTACAACTTCCACCACTACCAGCCGGCCTCGTACCACATCTACGCCTTCTAAGTCTCGTCAAACGTTTAGTACCACCCCTAAAAGTTTTACTGTATCCACACCTCGACCACATTGGGTACGCGCATATCCCACAACTGCCAAAACTACCACTACTACAACCACTCAAAGACCCAACTCTTTTGATGATCGTTTTTCCTCCAATCATATAGCACAAACGCATGATTCGACATTTGCATCAACTTCTACCTTTCCCAATTCGAAAGTGCACACGTCATTCCTTAGTAATAGCGTTATCAGAACCACGACTAGCACGACGACACCAAAACCTCGACTAACGACAACGGCGGCACTTCCGCACCATATCAATAGATATCAACAAGACATCAATAGATTTAATGAAAGTTCTTCCACTATCGCAGATTATACAGCAAGTACTGAAGTGAAAAACAGTCAAGAAGCCGCAACATCGAAATTCTCTAATTCAAATCCATTCTTGCCAGCACTCAATAGTGGTTCACGTCCATTTTCGTCTcagaatgcaaataaatttactaCCATCACGACATCGACTACTACAACTACAACTCCTGCAACTCCAATAGAAGAAAATCCGTTCGATTCCGTCACTTTACCATCGTGGTTAGCTGATTTCGATTATCCCGACTTGGCTCCAGGTGTGCCGTTCATATACAATGCTGATGAATCGAATTCGGATGTTTCCAATGATTTACTGCCACCTTCGCAGCTGTCTGCTGAAACAACAGATACAACGAAACCAATTTTCATAACATCCTCTCCCACATCCTTTAACTCCTTTCAAATTGCACCAAGTTCAACTAATCGGCACGATTCCACTTTTGCTTCCGCCTCCACCTCTACTACACGTACGCTCGCTTTTAATAATTCCCCATCAAAAGTCATCACAACAGCCAAACCATTCAACATCCAAAACCCATTCGCGAAAGTGCctaatagcaacaataacaatcaaGAGGCAGTCACTTTGCCGCCAGTGCTATTTATTCCACCAACTGCAGATGCCGAGAGTAAATTCGACATTGTGGCCTTTAACGATGTCAGCAAGGCAGATACTCATTTTGATCGTGAAAACGCAGCAACAACAGCTGACCAAATTCATAACAAGAAACCATCCTCatcaagttttaataaaaattttgcagcTCCATTCGAACCAACGTCGACGGCTGGCAGCGCCGATACATCGGCTTCCACAGATCAAGATTTTGGCAGCTCAACGAAAACCACATTTTCGAAGAGTAACGAAGGCAAAGTGATTACTAACAACGTATTTGGTACTTCCAGCGGCGTTACAACTGCAACTAAACAAGTTGGATTGAGTGCAGGTACCACTGCCGGGCAAGCAGCTTTTGAAAAag ACTTCCAACATAGTAGCAGCAGTTTCGTCGGAACTTCGAATGCCTTCAATAAGGCCTCAACTCCGAGCGCGTTCTCAACCTTCAACAATGCTCAACAGAGCACGAATTTCAATAGTTTTAATAACAAGGGCAGTAGTAGACCAGCAACTAATGTAGATACTGGAAAATATACTGGAGGTTTTGGCGGATCTCCAGGTATTTTGGGTAGTGGAAAATTAGGTTCCGCAGTGCGAGCAGATGGATCCATACGTCCTTCGAATGGTGCATTTACACAGGCAACGGCCATTGCACCTACAGCATCACCAAAGCTCCCAACGAATCCTAACTTTGCAAATCGCGTTGGAATTTCAGCTTCCAACGGTTTCGGGATCGATACTGGAGTCGGTGCTAATAAGTACCAAGGCACATTTGGTGGGCCACCCGGAGTGTTGATACCTTTTGACAATGTCAAAAGCGGATAA
- the flap gene encoding uncharacterized protein flap isoform X1: MMRSPNGRMPQQGLNRLWIATICAITALSGSFVSPVFGAPAKLDGIAPPPESPFPLEAQPTQFSDAIAAALNNDNGESNGDSGVKGFIKNQPSAVDSYGNPIETLKPIDTPDGRKVISAQGLQFEIPNYASGITEIKKPADDLLPPFIDPIAVAVSTDLADGATRTSSVPEPAATAISATTVDVENAKGANVVISSQTDKKLPNHNINSLPSYILELNDPDIGGPVEYMPTDDGSSLKVIAWDLLPPIEQEPTIITSENHLSKLVSGIEDPTTHNIRVSLATGQSFRAQAPQIDVSNKGSVSVVSLTGPQENKIHATSSTTITPKSTTARTTRPTTTTTTTTTKAITTTRRPTTTTTTTTRRTTTTRRNPTTTTTTTPAPLDPNDFFQLENGDSYTLPSWLADIDDPELDAAVSFIAPENIHEYNDTISRDILPPLEPYTDLNDIEVPEDLRTTSTTTSRPRTTSTPSKSRQTFSTTPKSFTVSTPRPHWVRAYPTTAKTTTTTTTQRPNSFDDRFSSNHIAQTHDSTFASTSTFPNSKVHTSFLSNSVIRTTTSTTTPKPRLTTTAALPHHINRYQQDINRFNESSSTIADYTASTEVKNSQEAATSKFSNSNPFLPALNSGSRPFSSQNANKFTTITTSTTTTTTPATPIEENPFDSVTLPSWLADFDYPDLAPGVPFIYNADESNSDVSNDLLPPSQLSAETTDTTKPIFITSSPTSFNSFQIAPSSTNRHDSTFASASTSTTRTLAFNNSPSKVITTAKPFNIQNPFAKVPNSNNNNQEAVTLPPVLFIPPTADAESKFDIVAFNDVSKADTHFDRENAATTADQIHNKKPSSSSFNKNFAAPFEPTSTAGSADTSASTDQDFGSSTKTTFSKSNEGKVITNNVFGTSSGVTTATKQVGLSAGTTAGQAAFEKDFQHSSSSFVGTSNAFNKASTPSAFSTFNNAQQSTNFNSFNNKGSSRPATNVDTGKYTGGFGGSPGILGSGKLGSAVRADGSIRPSNGAFTQATAIAPTASPKLPTNPNFANRVGISASNGFGIDTGVGANKYQGTFGGPPGVLIPFDNVKSG; encoded by the exons ATGATGCGGTCACCAAACGGGCGAATGCCTCAACAGGGTCTGAACAGACTTTGGATAGCCACCATTTGTGCCATTACCGCTTTGAGTGGATCATTTGTGAGCCCCGTTTTCGGAGCACCTGCCAAACTTG ATGGTATTGCGCCACCACCAGAATCACCTTTCCCTTTAGAGGCACAACCGACACAATTTTCCGATGCGATTGCTGCGGCTCTTAATAATGATAATGGTGAGAGTAACGGTGACAGTGGCGTTAAAGGCTTCATCAAAAATCAACCGTCGGCGGTCGATAGTTATGGTAATCCGATTGAGACGCTTAAACCCATCGATACACCTGATGGGCGGAAGGTAATCAGTGCGCAGGGTTTACAATTTGAAATACCCAACTATGCTTCGGGCATAACTGAGATAAAGAAGCCGGCCGACGACTTACTGCCACCATTCATTG ATCCCATTGCCGTTGCTGTGTCGACTGATTTGGCTGATGGAGCAACCAGAACGAGCTCAGTTCCAGAACCTGCGGCTACAGCAATCTCGGCAACGACTGTGGATGTGGAAAATGCGAAAGGGGCAAATGTGGTTATATCGAGTCAAACAGACAAGAAATTACCAAACCATAATATTAACTCATTGCCATCATACATACTTGAGCTAAACGACCCGGATATTGGAGGACCTGTGGAATACATGCCAACTGATGATGGATCATCTTTGAAAGTTATCGCATGGGATTTATTACCACCAATAGAACAAGAACCTACAATAATCACTTCGGAAAATCATTTATCAAAACTTGTTTCTGGTATCGAAGATCCTACAACGCATAACATTAGAGTATCTTTAGCTACGGGACAGAGCTTCCGTGCACAAGCACCTCAAATTGATGTTTCCAATAAAGGAAGTGTTTCCGTGGTATCCCTTACTGGTCCGCAAGAAAATAAGATTCATGCCACGAGTTCAACTACAATTACTCCCAAATCGACTACCGCGCGCACGACGAGGCCCACAACTACAACCACAACCACAACGACAAAAGCTATTACAACAACTCGTCGtccaaccacaacaacaacaacaacaacacgtcgTACCACAACTACTAGACGTAatccaacaactacaacaacgacCACACCAGCACCACTTGATCCAAACGACTTTTTCCAATTAGAAAACGGTGACTCATATACTCTACCCTCATGGTTAGCTGATATTGATGACCCTGAATTGGATGCAGCAGTTAGTTTTATTGCCCCAGAAAATATACACGAATATAATGATACTATTTCGCGGGATATTCTCCCTCCACTTGAACCATACACCGATCTTAATGACATTGAGGTGCCAGAAGATCTTCGTACAACTTCCACCACTACCAGCCGGCCTCGTACCACATCTACGCCTTCTAAGTCTCGTCAAACGTTTAGTACCACCCCTAAAAGTTTTACTGTATCCACACCTCGACCACATTGGGTACGCGCATATCCCACAACTGCCAAAACTACCACTACTACAACCACTCAAAGACCCAACTCTTTTGATGATCGTTTTTCCTCCAATCATATAGCACAAACGCATGATTCGACATTTGCATCAACTTCTACCTTTCCCAATTCGAAAGTGCACACGTCATTCCTTAGTAATAGCGTTATCAGAACCACGACTAGCACGACGACACCAAAACCTCGACTAACGACAACGGCGGCACTTCCGCACCATATCAATAGATATCAACAAGACATCAATAGATTTAATGAAAGTTCTTCCACTATCGCAGATTATACAGCAAGTACTGAAGTGAAAAACAGTCAAGAAGCCGCAACATCGAAATTCTCTAATTCAAATCCATTCTTGCCAGCACTCAATAGTGGTTCACGTCCATTTTCGTCTcagaatgcaaataaatttactaCCATCACGACATCGACTACTACAACTACAACTCCTGCAACTCCAATAGAAGAAAATCCGTTCGATTCCGTCACTTTACCATCGTGGTTAGCTGATTTCGATTATCCCGACTTGGCTCCAGGTGTGCCGTTCATATACAATGCTGATGAATCGAATTCGGATGTTTCCAATGATTTACTGCCACCTTCGCAGCTGTCTGCTGAAACAACAGATACAACGAAACCAATTTTCATAACATCCTCTCCCACATCCTTTAACTCCTTTCAAATTGCACCAAGTTCAACTAATCGGCACGATTCCACTTTTGCTTCCGCCTCCACCTCTACTACACGTACGCTCGCTTTTAATAATTCCCCATCAAAAGTCATCACAACAGCCAAACCATTCAACATCCAAAACCCATTCGCGAAAGTGCctaatagcaacaataacaatcaaGAGGCAGTCACTTTGCCGCCAGTGCTATTTATTCCACCAACTGCAGATGCCGAGAGTAAATTCGACATTGTGGCCTTTAACGATGTCAGCAAGGCAGATACTCATTTTGATCGTGAAAACGCAGCAACAACAGCTGACCAAATTCATAACAAGAAACCATCCTCatcaagttttaataaaaattttgcagcTCCATTCGAACCAACGTCGACGGCTGGCAGCGCCGATACATCGGCTTCCACAGATCAAGATTTTGGCAGCTCAACGAAAACCACATTTTCGAAGAGTAACGAAGGCAAAGTGATTACTAACAACGTATTTGGTACTTCCAGCGGCGTTACAACTGCAACTAAACAAGTTGGATTGAGTGCAGGTACCACTGCCGGGCAAGCAGCTTTTGAAAAag ACTTCCAACATAGTAGCAGCAGTTTCGTCGGAACTTCGAATGCCTTCAATAAGGCCTCAACTCCGAGCGCGTTCTCAACCTTCAACAATGCTCAACAGAGCACGAATTTCAATAGTTTTAATAACAAGGGCAGTAGTAGACCAGCAACTAATGTAGATACTGGAAAATATACTGGAGGTTTTGGCGGATCTCCAGGTATTTTGGGTAGTGGAAAATTAGGTTCCGCAGTGCGAGCAGATGGATCCATACGTCCTTCGAATGGTGCATTTACACAGGCAACGGCCATTGCACCTACAGCATCACCAAAGCTCCCAACGAATCCTAACTTTGCAAATCGCGTTGGAATTTCAGCTTCCAACGGTTTCGGGATCGATACTGGAGTCGGTGCTAATAAGTACCAAGGCACATTTGGTGGGCCACCCGGAGTGTTGATACCTTTTGACAATGTCAAAAGCGGATAA